The following proteins come from a genomic window of Kitasatospora sp. NBC_01246:
- a CDS encoding cytochrome c biogenesis CcdA family protein, producing the protein MSAAAQLADTTGTIQSGALLVAAPIALVAGLASFFSPCVLPLVPGYLSYVTGFSAADLADARGARRGRMLLGVLLFILGFTAVFVSTGALFGFFGSTLQEHRRVISIVFGALTIVMGLAFMGLVPGLSMREVRSHRRPAVGLLGAPMLGVVFGVGWTPCLGPTLAAVQNLALNEADAGRAALLMTAYCLGLGVPFVVAAVAFRRALGAFGWVKRHYPLVMRIGGGMLVAVGLLLVTGVWDSMVNELQSWTADFQIGI; encoded by the coding sequence GTGAGTGCCGCGGCCCAGCTCGCCGACACCACCGGGACCATCCAGAGCGGGGCGCTGCTGGTGGCCGCGCCGATCGCGCTGGTGGCCGGTCTGGCGTCGTTCTTCTCGCCGTGCGTGCTGCCGCTGGTGCCCGGTTACCTCTCCTACGTCACCGGCTTCTCGGCCGCCGACCTCGCCGACGCGCGCGGGGCCCGGCGCGGCCGGATGCTGCTCGGGGTGCTGCTGTTCATCCTCGGCTTCACCGCCGTCTTCGTCTCCACCGGCGCGCTGTTCGGCTTCTTCGGCTCGACCCTCCAGGAGCACCGGCGGGTCATCTCGATCGTGTTCGGCGCGCTGACCATCGTGATGGGCCTCGCCTTCATGGGCCTGGTGCCCGGGCTGAGCATGCGCGAGGTGCGCTCGCACCGGCGCCCGGCGGTCGGCCTGCTCGGCGCGCCGATGCTGGGCGTGGTCTTCGGCGTCGGCTGGACGCCCTGCCTCGGCCCGACCCTGGCCGCCGTCCAGAACCTGGCGCTCAACGAGGCCGACGCCGGCCGCGCCGCGCTGCTGATGACGGCCTACTGCCTGGGCCTGGGCGTACCGTTCGTCGTGGCCGCGGTGGCCTTCCGCCGGGCCCTGGGCGCCTTCGGCTGGGTCAAGCGGCACTACCCGCTCGTCATGCGGATCGGCGGCGGCATGCTCGTCGCGGTCGGTCTGCTGCTCGTCACCGGGGTCTGGGACTCGATGGTGAACGAACTGCAGTCCTGGACCGCCGACTTCCAGATCGGAATCTGA
- a CDS encoding TlpA disulfide reductase family protein, which produces MTRPRPRVAAAAAATAAAAALALSGCSSSGSSASGDGQIGFVSAKGSNISKAAVGHRQDAPDLSGTTLEGTPVKLSDYRGKVVVLNVWGSWCGPCRAEADDLQRIWDKYKDQGVQFLGINTRDPEITNAVRFEQERGVTYPSLYDPAGTQLLKFPKGSLNPQSVPTTIVVDREGRLAVRAVGGQLDDGLESMLQPVLAEQQQ; this is translated from the coding sequence ATGACGCGCCCCCGTCCCCGTGTCGCCGCAGCGGCCGCCGCCACCGCCGCCGCTGCCGCGCTCGCCCTCAGCGGCTGCAGCTCCTCAGGTTCGTCGGCCAGCGGTGACGGCCAGATCGGCTTCGTCTCGGCCAAGGGCAGCAACATCTCCAAGGCCGCGGTGGGGCACCGCCAGGACGCGCCGGACCTCTCCGGCACCACCCTGGAGGGCACCCCGGTCAAGCTCTCGGACTACCGGGGCAAGGTCGTCGTCCTCAACGTCTGGGGCTCCTGGTGCGGGCCCTGCCGGGCCGAGGCGGACGACCTCCAGCGGATCTGGGACAAGTACAAGGACCAGGGCGTCCAGTTCCTCGGCATCAACACCCGGGACCCGGAGATCACCAACGCCGTCCGCTTCGAGCAGGAGCGGGGCGTCACCTACCCGAGCCTCTACGACCCGGCCGGGACGCAGCTGCTGAAGTTCCCCAAGGGCAGCCTCAACCCGCAGTCCGTGCCGACCACCATCGTGGTCGACCGGGAGGGCAGGCTCGCCGTGCGGGCCGTCGGCGGCCAGCTGGACGACGGCCTGGAGTCGATGCTCCAGCCGGTCCTCGCGGAGCAGCAGCAGTGA
- a CDS encoding histidine phosphatase family protein gives MRHGEVHNPEGVLYGRLPGYRLSELGRQMADRVAEDLAGRDITHVVASPLERAQETAEPIAKSHGLDLAVDERLIEADNIFQGKTFGVGDGSLKNPGYWKYLTNPFKPSWGEPYLEQAVRMMGALAAARDAARGHEAVCVSHQLPIWIVRSFVERRRLWHDPRNRQCSLASLTSFTYEGDRIVSVGYREPARDLLPAHLVGKGGKSKPVGKSFGA, from the coding sequence ATGCGACACGGCGAGGTGCACAACCCGGAGGGCGTCCTGTACGGCCGCCTGCCCGGCTACCGGCTGTCCGAGCTGGGCCGGCAGATGGCCGACCGGGTCGCCGAGGACCTGGCCGGCCGGGACATCACCCACGTGGTGGCGTCCCCGCTGGAGCGGGCGCAGGAGACCGCCGAGCCGATCGCCAAGTCGCACGGCCTGGACCTCGCGGTCGACGAGCGGCTGATCGAGGCCGACAACATCTTCCAGGGCAAGACCTTCGGGGTCGGCGACGGCTCGCTGAAGAACCCGGGCTACTGGAAGTACCTGACCAACCCGTTCAAGCCGTCCTGGGGCGAGCCGTACCTGGAGCAGGCGGTGCGGATGATGGGCGCGCTGGCCGCCGCCCGGGACGCCGCGCGCGGCCACGAGGCGGTCTGCGTCAGCCACCAGCTGCCGATCTGGATCGTGCGTTCCTTCGTGGAGCGCCGCCGGCTCTGGCACGACCCGCGCAACCGCCAGTGCTCGCTGGCCTCGCTGACCAGCTTCACCTACGAGGGCGACCGGATCGTGTCCGTCGGCTACCGCGAGCCGGCCCGCGACCTGCTGCCCGCGCACCTGGTCGGCAAGGGCGGGAAGAGCAAGCCGGTGGGTAAGAGCTTCGGCGCCTGA